The Halobaculum magnesiiphilum genome contains the following window.
ATCGAAATACCCGGAGACGGCGCAGTCGGCGCCCGTCTCCGTCGGTTCTCCCCGCCGCGGCTCAGTAGTCCCCGGCGATCTCGACGGTGTCGCCCTCGCACACGTCGTGATCGTTCGTCCAGCCGTGGGGCACTTCGAGCACGTACTTCCCGGTGCCGCGGTACCGCCGGAGCTCGGAGTCGTTCGTTCCCTCCGGCGGGAGTTCGGCGTGGTGGATGCGGGTGATCGTGCCGTTGGCGGCGATGAACACGATGTCGATCGGGAACGACATCTCGCGCATCACGTACGCGTACCGGTCCTCCTCGTCGTGGACGAACAGCATCCCCTCGTTCTCGCCGAGCGATTCGGTGTCGGAGAGTCCGGTGTAGCGCTTGCTGTAGGTGTCGGCGACGCGCGCGTCCACGGCGCCGAGTTCGGCACCGTCCTCGTCGACGACGGTGACGGTCGTCCGGTCGTACTCGCCGTCGTTCGCGACGTTGGTGACGGCGCCGGTGCAGCCGGCGAACACGACCAGCAGCGCGAGGAGGGCGACGGCGGGGAGACGGCGCGCGGCCATGGTATCAGTGTGGGGCGGGCGGCGGGAAAGGGTATCGGGCAAAAGGTAAGCGTTATTCGAACGCGGGCGGTGTATCCGGGTACGGGCTCGTGGTCTAGTGGTTATGACGCTTCCCTTACAAGGAAGAGATCGGTGGTTCAACTCCGCCCGAGCCCAGTTCTGCCGCCGACACGGCGAGGAGCGGAGCGACGAGCCGTCGTCGGCGTCTGGCGTGTCAGGAGTTGAACCCTGCAAGTCGCGCGCAACGAGCGAAGCGAGTGAGCACGTCTTGCTCCGGTTCAATTCCGCCCGAGCCCATTCGAGTGCCCGAGCCGGTTCTGCCGCCGACACGGCGAGGTTCCGGCTAAATGAGCTACTGCGCGGGGGCTGGGGCGTGGGTCGCCTCGGCGTACGGGAAGTTCTCGATCGTCTCCTCGCGGAACGCCTCCTCGTCGAAGGAGTATTCGCCGTCGAAGAAGTCCATCAGCGTGTGCGTGTCGCGCATCGCGTTCTTCAGGCACGTCGAGGCGCCGGGCGACGGCGTGATGTTGAAGATGATGTCCTTGCCGACGATCTTCGCCTCGCCCATGTCGAGCGAGCGCTTCTCGGTGTCGACGATCTGCGGGCGGACGCCGCCGTAGCCCTCGGCGCGCTCGATGTCGTCGAGCTCGACGCTCGGGACGACCTTCCGGACGTGCGGGAGGAACTGCTTGGGCCCGACGGACGGGAGGTCGTACACGAGGTTCCGCAGGACGTACGGCAGAAGGATGCGGTCGGCGAGGATGTTGGCGTAGCTGAGGAACGCCGCCACGTTGAGCCCGAACACGTCGAGGAAGTCGGGCACCGTCGAGATCCGCCCGCGTTCGAGCGTGGGGACGAGCTTCGCGGTCGGACCGAACCGCGTGACGTTGCCGTCGTGCACGTCGGCGTCGCCGTGGACGGCCGCGAAGGGGAGCTTCTTCATCTGCAGCGTGTAGACCTTCCCGTTCAGGAGGTCGTCGGCGAGGAAGAAACTGCCCGCGACGGGGAGCAGGACCTTGTTCTGGCCGTATCCAAGCTGCTTCGCCATCTGAAGGCTGTGGGAGCCGGCGGCGACGACGGCCGCCTCCGACTCGATAGTGCCGGCGGTCGTCTCGAACGAGTAGCCGTCGGGCGTCGGCTCGACGGATTCGACGGCCGTCCCGGTTCTCACGTCGACGGTCGCCTCCTCGCGGGCCTGCTCGACGAACGACTTCGTCGTCTCGCCGTAGTCGACGACGTAGCCGTCGGGCGTCTGCAGCGCGAACATCTCCGTGTCGGGGTCGCGTCCCTCAACGACCTTCGGCTCGATCTCGGCGATCTCGTCGCGGCCGATCGGCCGAAGCTTCGGGAAGAGGTCGCCGAATCCCTCGTCGTGGTACCGCTGCTCCAGCTTCTCGACCTCCTCGTCGCCGACCCCCAGCACCATCTTGCTGCGCTTGGCGTGCATCTCCCGGTCGGCGTCCTGGTTCTCGAGGTAGCCGGCGAGCAGCTCGGCGCCCTCCTTGACCTCCCCGGCCTTCTCCAGGGTGTAGTTGGTCTCGATGTCCCCGAAGTGAAGCGTCTGGGAGTTGTTCGTGTGGTGGGAGTTGATCGCGGCGATCTCCGGCTCCTTCTCGATCAGCGCGATCGACTCGATATCGGTGAACTTCGCCGTCGTGTACAACAGCGACGCACCGCTGATACCTCCGCCGACGATAACGAGGTCGTACGTGTCGGACATTGTGTGAAGGTGCTACCTACACTGCGATACTGGAGGCAGATAACTCATCTTCTTTGCGTCCGTCTTCGTCCCCCCGCCGTCGGCCACCGGACGGTGGTCCCTCGGCCGTATTCTCTCATATTTCGTCCGAGATACGATTTACACCGGTTCGAAGGAATCTTCTGTGTCAGCGGAATCCCTCCGGACGAACTATGAGTGACCGAGAGACGTGGACGTCACGAGTCGGCTTCATTCTCGCCGCCGTCGGCAGCGCGGTGGGGCTCGGAAACATCTGGTCGTTCCCCTTCCAGACCGCCTCCAACGGCGGTGCGGCGTTCCTCGTCGTGTACCTGTGTGCGGTGTTCCTGCTCGGGT
Protein-coding sequences here:
- a CDS encoding DUF192 domain-containing protein produces the protein MAARRLPAVALLALLVVFAGCTGAVTNVANDGEYDRTTVTVVDEDGAELGAVDARVADTYSKRYTGLSDTESLGENEGMLFVHDEEDRYAYVMREMSFPIDIVFIAANGTITRIHHAELPPEGTNDSELRRYRGTGKYVLEVPHGWTNDHDVCEGDTVEIAGDY
- a CDS encoding FAD-dependent oxidoreductase; this encodes MSDTYDLVIVGGGISGASLLYTTAKFTDIESIALIEKEPEIAAINSHHTNNSQTLHFGDIETNYTLEKAGEVKEGAELLAGYLENQDADREMHAKRSKMVLGVGDEEVEKLEQRYHDEGFGDLFPKLRPIGRDEIAEIEPKVVEGRDPDTEMFALQTPDGYVVDYGETTKSFVEQAREEATVDVRTGTAVESVEPTPDGYSFETTAGTIESEAAVVAAGSHSLQMAKQLGYGQNKVLLPVAGSFFLADDLLNGKVYTLQMKKLPFAAVHGDADVHDGNVTRFGPTAKLVPTLERGRISTVPDFLDVFGLNVAAFLSYANILADRILLPYVLRNLVYDLPSVGPKQFLPHVRKVVPSVELDDIERAEGYGGVRPQIVDTEKRSLDMGEAKIVGKDIIFNITPSPGASTCLKNAMRDTHTLMDFFDGEYSFDEEAFREETIENFPYAEATHAPAPAQ